Proteins encoded by one window of Tunturibacter psychrotolerans:
- a CDS encoding sugar phosphate isomerase/epimerase family protein — translation MASPFGLPIGLQLYSVREMMAKDYEGTLKQIGALGYQEVEAAGYFDHSSEQVKSAMSAAGLKCVSAHYPYTSLRKDFDKIVAFNKEIGVQYIICAFPGIKDPSRLKDMSYQTQITSFTLDDYRWNADQFNKFGEKLKAAGMKFGYHNHTMEFAKQDGVVPFDEMVRLTDPELVTFEMDCGWVIVGGANPVDYLHRYPSRISMLHVKDFKHAEKPASALEPPPAAELGRGTLDYRPVFEAAKKANIKHYFVEQEEFDLPPMESLKIDADYMKKLTV, via the coding sequence ATGGCATCGCCCTTTGGTCTGCCGATCGGCCTTCAGCTCTACTCCGTTCGCGAGATGATGGCGAAGGATTACGAGGGAACACTCAAACAGATCGGCGCCCTCGGCTATCAGGAAGTTGAGGCGGCGGGCTACTTTGACCACTCGTCAGAACAAGTCAAAAGTGCGATGTCGGCTGCGGGCCTGAAATGCGTTAGCGCCCACTACCCCTACACGAGTCTCAGAAAGGACTTCGACAAGATCGTCGCTTTCAACAAAGAGATTGGCGTGCAGTACATCATCTGCGCCTTCCCGGGGATTAAAGACCCATCACGGCTGAAAGACATGTCGTATCAAACACAGATCACCTCCTTCACCCTTGACGACTATCGCTGGAACGCCGATCAATTCAACAAGTTCGGCGAAAAACTGAAGGCCGCCGGCATGAAGTTCGGTTATCACAACCACACGATGGAGTTTGCGAAACAGGATGGGGTTGTCCCATTCGACGAGATGGTTCGCCTGACCGATCCCGAACTCGTCACTTTCGAAATGGACTGCGGATGGGTCATCGTTGGTGGCGCCAATCCAGTGGATTATCTCCACCGTTATCCTTCTCGGATCTCAATGCTTCACGTCAAAGATTTCAAACACGCAGAGAAGCCAGCATCCGCACTCGAACCGCCTCCCGCTGCTGAGCTGGGGCGAGGAACACTCGATTACCGCCCGGTTTTCGAGGCGGCGAAGAAAGCAAACATCAAGCACTACTTTGTTGAGCAGGAGGAATTTGACCTCCCGCCAATGGAATCTCTCAAGATCGACGCTGACTACATGAAAAAGCTGACCGTCTAG
- a CDS encoding TetR/AcrR family transcriptional regulator, translated as MGQLQDLEYADEPKKRGRHRSLEAKTAILKATLQLLERESLRKVTAEAIARRAGVSKATIYKWWPNKSMVALDAYLAGTTERVAVPDTGSAEEDFTEQLKSLTAFYTSTLGRLFCQFIAEGQSDPAFLASFRERFLYARRDAAKIMWRRGVERGEIRSTIDGDVVLDMIYGPIIFRLLAGHGSLNDSESEAIVEAVFGGLRRSDYQKPAKKKKTGHSAKRPKAHL; from the coding sequence ATGGGGCAACTTCAAGACCTCGAATACGCGGATGAGCCAAAGAAGCGCGGCCGACATCGCAGTCTCGAGGCAAAGACGGCCATCCTGAAAGCAACGCTTCAGCTGTTGGAACGCGAGTCACTGCGCAAAGTGACAGCTGAGGCTATCGCAAGACGGGCTGGGGTTAGCAAGGCCACGATCTATAAGTGGTGGCCCAACAAGAGCATGGTGGCCCTCGATGCCTACCTGGCTGGCACAACGGAACGGGTAGCGGTACCGGATACCGGATCTGCGGAAGAAGATTTTACAGAGCAATTGAAGTCTTTAACCGCGTTCTACACGTCTACGCTAGGAAGACTTTTTTGTCAGTTTATTGCGGAAGGACAGAGTGATCCGGCATTTCTCGCCTCGTTTCGAGAACGATTCCTCTACGCGCGAAGAGACGCTGCGAAGATCATGTGGCGGCGAGGCGTGGAACGTGGCGAGATTCGGAGCACTATCGACGGAGACGTCGTTCTCGACATGATTTATGGACCAATCATCTTTCGGCTGCTCGCCGGCCACGGCTCCTTGAATGACTCGGAGTCCGAGGCAATCGTAGAGGCCGTATTCGGCGGTCTGAGGCGATCGGACTATCAGAAACCCGCGAAAAAGAAGAAGACAGGGCATTCCGCAAAACGCCCTAAAGCGCATCTTTAG
- a CDS encoding efflux RND transporter permease subunit, whose translation MWIVRLALRRPYTFVVLSLLLFIIGPVVMLRTPVDIFPNIDIPVVSVVWNYAGLSPEQLSDRIVLPFERNLTTVVNDIEHTESQTLSGVSVVKIFFRPSVNISQAVAQVTAISQTALRQYPQGTTPPLVIQYSASSVPILQLGLSGRGLSEQQLYDFGTNFIRTQLATVQGASMPFPYGGKQRQVQVDIDTQKLQAYGLSASDIVNTISTQNIILPAGDMKMGHIDYQIETNSAPSSIAALNNLPIKTVNGATIYIRDVGNVRDGFPPQTNIVRVDGQRASLMTMQKTGNASTLQIISDTRAQLPLIAAQLPPALKIQPIADQSVFVRGAISGVVREALIAACLTAAMILIFLGSWRSTIIIAVSIPLSVICSLLMLAALGETINIMTLGGLALAVGILVDDATVEIENINRNLEEGKEVEQAILDGAAQIAVPAFVSTISICIVFVPMFFLGGVARYLFVPLAEAVVFAMLASYFLSRTIVPTMAKYLLKPHEESHSTHVSRNPLVRFQLAFERYFEKLRNWYHGLLSFCLEYRVAFLLSIAAFWIGSLVLLYPWLGQDFFPSVDGGQFKLHVRAHTGTRIEDTAKLCDQIEDVIRREIPAAELTSVIDNIGIPYSGLNLSYSNSAPVGTADADILVSLDEKHHPTAEYTHKLRDKLTQQFPGTEFYYLPTDMVSQILNFGLPAQIDIQVVGQQVVQNRAVAEQMMQQISRIPGTTDLRIQQPFNLPIWTIDVDRTRAQQVGYSQRDVANSVLTSLSGSFQTNPTFYLNPQNHVSYNVAVQTPQYDVLNLQQLENFPIATNGSTQQPQILGNLASIRRGTEQGTVSHYNARPVIDIYGAVEGTDLASVSTKVEQLVKDSKGKLPRGTEVYVRGQIQTMHTSFTGLVFGLLFSIVLVYALIVVNFQSWLDPFIIIAALPGALAGIVWLLFLTGTHISVPALTGAIMCVGVATANSILVVSFAKEQMDLGLSPLDAALSAGFTRFRPVIMTALAMIIGMVPMALGLGDGGEQNAPLGRAVIGGLLLATFGTLTFVPVFFSFMHRNDPPVAEDIEDTQETI comes from the coding sequence ATGTGGATCGTTCGTCTCGCGCTTAGGAGACCTTACACTTTTGTCGTCTTGTCGCTGCTGTTGTTTATTATTGGGCCCGTAGTCATGCTGCGCACGCCGGTCGATATCTTTCCGAACATCGATATTCCGGTCGTATCCGTCGTATGGAACTACGCGGGCCTGTCGCCTGAGCAGCTGAGCGATAGAATTGTGCTGCCCTTCGAACGAAACCTGACGACTGTAGTCAACGACATCGAACACACCGAATCCCAAACACTGAGTGGCGTCTCTGTCGTAAAAATCTTCTTCCGTCCGTCGGTAAATATCTCGCAGGCCGTGGCGCAGGTCACCGCCATTTCACAGACAGCGCTTCGGCAGTATCCGCAAGGCACAACGCCGCCTCTGGTCATCCAATACAGCGCCTCAAGCGTACCCATCTTGCAACTTGGGTTGTCTGGCCGTGGCCTCAGTGAACAACAGCTGTACGACTTCGGAACCAACTTCATCCGCACACAACTGGCCACGGTTCAGGGCGCCTCCATGCCCTTCCCCTATGGAGGCAAGCAGCGCCAGGTGCAGGTAGATATCGATACGCAAAAACTGCAAGCCTATGGGCTCTCTGCTTCGGATATCGTAAACACCATCTCTACACAGAACATCATCTTGCCCGCCGGCGATATGAAGATGGGACATATCGATTACCAGATCGAAACAAACAGTGCACCAAGCTCCATCGCTGCTCTCAATAATCTGCCGATAAAGACGGTAAATGGCGCTACTATTTACATCCGTGATGTAGGTAATGTTCGCGACGGGTTTCCACCTCAGACCAACATCGTGCGTGTAGACGGACAGCGCGCCTCGTTGATGACGATGCAAAAAACGGGGAACGCCTCAACGTTACAAATTATCTCCGACACGCGAGCTCAGCTTCCGCTGATAGCAGCTCAGTTGCCCCCAGCTCTAAAAATACAGCCGATCGCCGACCAGTCAGTTTTTGTTCGTGGTGCCATCAGCGGCGTCGTTCGCGAAGCCCTTATCGCCGCATGTCTCACAGCTGCGATGATCCTGATATTTCTCGGCAGCTGGCGTTCCACCATTATTATCGCCGTCTCCATCCCGTTGTCGGTGATCTGTTCGTTGCTGATGCTCGCCGCCCTTGGCGAAACAATCAACATTATGACTCTCGGTGGACTGGCGCTGGCGGTAGGTATTCTCGTCGACGACGCAACCGTCGAAATCGAGAACATTAATCGAAATCTCGAAGAGGGCAAAGAGGTCGAACAAGCGATTCTCGACGGAGCCGCTCAGATCGCAGTTCCAGCTTTCGTCTCGACGATTTCGATATGCATCGTCTTCGTTCCCATGTTCTTCCTGGGCGGAGTGGCGCGATATCTGTTTGTTCCGCTAGCCGAGGCAGTGGTATTCGCAATGCTCGCGTCCTACTTTCTCTCGCGAACCATCGTTCCAACGATGGCAAAATATCTGCTTAAGCCGCATGAGGAGTCGCATTCGACCCACGTCAGCCGCAACCCTTTGGTTCGCTTTCAACTTGCCTTCGAGCGCTACTTCGAAAAACTGCGCAACTGGTATCACGGTTTATTGAGCTTCTGTCTCGAGTATCGGGTTGCATTTCTTCTCTCGATCGCGGCTTTCTGGATCGGCTCTCTCGTGCTTCTCTATCCGTGGCTGGGGCAGGACTTTTTCCCGTCGGTCGACGGAGGGCAGTTCAAACTGCACGTTCGTGCGCACACGGGCACTCGTATCGAAGACACCGCGAAGCTATGCGACCAGATCGAAGACGTGATCCGTCGGGAGATCCCCGCCGCCGAACTAACCTCGGTCATCGATAACATCGGCATCCCGTACTCCGGCTTAAATCTCTCTTACTCGAACTCAGCTCCCGTCGGCACCGCCGATGCAGACATCCTGGTCTCGCTTGACGAAAAACATCATCCGACAGCCGAATACACTCATAAACTGCGTGACAAGCTCACGCAGCAGTTTCCCGGTACAGAGTTCTACTACCTGCCGACCGACATGGTCAGCCAGATCCTGAACTTCGGTCTGCCGGCCCAGATTGACATTCAGGTAGTCGGCCAGCAGGTCGTCCAAAATCGCGCTGTGGCCGAACAGATGATGCAGCAGATCAGCCGTATCCCCGGAACGACCGACCTGCGAATTCAACAGCCGTTCAATCTGCCAATATGGACCATTGATGTCGACCGCACCCGCGCGCAGCAGGTCGGCTACAGCCAGCGAGACGTCGCGAATAGTGTGCTTACGAGTCTTAGCGGCAGCTTCCAGACCAATCCAACGTTTTATCTCAATCCTCAAAATCATGTCAGCTATAACGTCGCTGTACAGACCCCACAATACGACGTGCTGAATCTGCAGCAACTTGAAAACTTTCCAATTGCGACAAACGGCTCGACACAGCAACCTCAGATTCTCGGAAACCTTGCCTCAATTCGAAGAGGGACCGAACAAGGCACTGTAAGCCACTACAACGCGCGGCCGGTAATTGACATCTATGGCGCGGTCGAAGGAACAGACCTCGCAAGCGTCTCAACAAAAGTTGAGCAGCTGGTCAAAGACAGCAAGGGCAAGTTACCTCGGGGAACAGAAGTCTATGTTCGCGGACAAATCCAGACGATGCATACCTCCTTTACTGGATTGGTCTTCGGGCTGCTCTTCTCGATCGTCTTGGTCTATGCGCTGATCGTGGTGAACTTCCAGAGCTGGCTTGATCCGTTCATCATCATCGCGGCGCTCCCTGGTGCTCTGGCTGGAATCGTATGGCTGCTGTTTCTAACCGGCACCCACATCAGCGTCCCTGCGCTCACTGGCGCAATCATGTGCGTTGGCGTCGCGACAGCAAACTCGATTCTCGTAGTCAGCTTCGCAAAAGAGCAGATGGATCTTGGGCTGAGCCCTCTGGACGCCGCTCTATCCGCTGGTTTCACGCGGTTCCGCCCCGTCATTATGACGGCACTTGCAATGATCATCGGCATGGTACCAATGGCACTCGGGCTAGGAGACGGAGGCGAACAAAATGCGCCGCTTGGCCGAGCCGTCATTGGCGGACTCTTGCTGGCGACCTTTGGAACGCTAACCTTCGTTCCTGTCTTCTTTTCGTTTATGCATCGAAATGATCCCCCCGTCGCGGAAGATATCGAAGACACGCAAGAGACGATATGA
- a CDS encoding efflux RND transporter periplasmic adaptor subunit, giving the protein MNADDQKIQGINRDGSAAEERAPASDAQQTKQETPTVSRGSVLSLVAILLVVAIVVAVFGIIARKHASAELTTYTKNTSAPPVTLEQPVMQHGGREIVLPGNMQAFTLAPIYARTTGYVKAWYHDIGTPVHKGELLAVVETPELDQELASAKADLATAKSNASIAKVTSDRYGDLIGRNAVSQQDTDTAAQALEARNTQVASAAANVQRLEELVSFERIIAPFDGVITARNLDIGQLITATGSTSTSGGAISGNKEIFDISAVRTLRVFINVPQIYSPDAKNGIIAKLTLPQYPGRTFEGKLVRSSDAVDPATRTLLAEVDVDNRSGELLPGSYTEVHLNVSSAAPVLIVPASALILEPDGLRVATVDTNHHVHMARITPGRDYGTTVEVLAGLKPGDYIIGNPPDSLTDGEEVRVVNPNSNQNQAAEGKR; this is encoded by the coding sequence ATGAACGCCGATGACCAGAAGATACAAGGGATTAACAGAGACGGAAGCGCAGCCGAAGAGCGAGCGCCGGCCAGCGATGCTCAGCAGACGAAACAGGAGACGCCAACTGTCTCGCGCGGGTCGGTACTCTCTCTTGTCGCGATCCTGCTGGTTGTAGCCATCGTCGTTGCGGTCTTCGGAATCATCGCACGTAAGCATGCAAGCGCTGAGCTGACGACGTACACCAAAAACACCTCAGCCCCTCCAGTGACTCTGGAGCAGCCCGTCATGCAGCATGGTGGTCGCGAGATCGTGCTTCCCGGCAATATGCAGGCCTTCACCCTCGCGCCGATCTACGCACGTACAACCGGCTATGTAAAGGCTTGGTATCACGACATCGGAACGCCCGTGCACAAGGGTGAGTTGCTTGCGGTAGTTGAAACTCCGGAGTTGGATCAGGAGCTCGCCTCTGCGAAGGCAGACCTCGCTACGGCAAAGAGCAATGCCAGCATCGCAAAGGTAACCTCCGATCGCTACGGCGACCTCATAGGCCGCAACGCTGTCTCTCAACAAGACACAGACACGGCAGCCCAGGCATTGGAGGCGAGAAACACTCAGGTAGCTTCGGCTGCGGCGAACGTTCAGCGATTGGAAGAACTAGTCTCCTTCGAACGCATCATAGCCCCCTTTGATGGCGTGATTACCGCACGCAATCTAGACATCGGACAACTCATCACGGCGACAGGAAGCACCTCGACTTCCGGCGGCGCAATCTCAGGAAACAAGGAGATCTTCGATATCTCTGCGGTACGCACGCTCCGCGTATTTATCAACGTGCCGCAGATTTATTCGCCGGATGCAAAAAACGGAATCATCGCGAAGCTGACCCTGCCGCAGTACCCAGGTCGCACCTTTGAAGGCAAACTGGTGCGTTCGTCAGACGCAGTTGATCCCGCGACGCGAACGCTGCTCGCTGAAGTAGATGTGGACAACCGGTCAGGCGAACTGTTGCCGGGAAGTTATACGGAGGTGCATCTCAACGTTTCCAGCGCAGCGCCTGTCCTGATCGTTCCGGCGAGCGCATTGATCTTGGAACCAGACGGATTGCGCGTCGCGACCGTCGACACAAATCATCACGTTCATATGGCGCGGATAACGCCGGGCCGTGACTACGGTACGACTGTCGAAGTTTTAGCTGGTCTCAAGCCTGGAGACTACATCATTGGCAACCCACCCGATTCGCTGACCGACGGAGAGGAAGTTCGCGTCGTCAACCCCAACAGCAATCAGAATCAGGCTGCGGAGGGCAAACGATGA
- a CDS encoding efflux transporter outer membrane subunit: MKVRNLLVPGALLGAMAISGCKVGPNYKVPTMPAPPAFSDEGHNGDWASAKPADGVDRGIWWAVYQDNELNNLEQRCATANQNIAAALQAYDQAHDLVRENRSALYPTVSLGAGASRNRISNNAPLRLANTAQSYWDFLIPLSISWEPDLWGGIRRQIESSAASAQATSADLANTQLSLQGLLAVTFFQIRGIDLQLQLLRSTIDAYTEALQLTEDRLTGGLSSDSDVQQAKAQLEETRAQLIDLGVQREQFEHAIAVLVGEPAIGFHIAEHPVVGDPPSIPTGVPSELLQRRPDIAAAERRVASANALIGVAKSAYYPTVFLGAGGGVQSSTISNLFNSTSTQWNAGPSVNEILFDAGRRRAQMDLAIAQREQATALYREQVLSAFRDVEDQLSALRVLEQEASVQDKAVDAAKKSTELSTLRYKRGLAPYLEVLTNQTIELTDERAAASLVARRIVASTQLQMALGGGWNSIQLPTN, translated from the coding sequence ATGAAGGTCCGCAATCTGTTAGTCCCTGGTGCGCTGCTCGGCGCGATGGCGATAAGCGGTTGCAAAGTTGGGCCAAACTATAAGGTCCCAACCATGCCGGCCCCTCCCGCTTTCTCGGACGAAGGCCACAACGGCGACTGGGCCTCCGCGAAGCCTGCCGATGGAGTCGACCGCGGAATTTGGTGGGCAGTCTATCAGGACAACGAACTAAACAATCTTGAGCAACGATGCGCGACTGCGAACCAGAACATCGCCGCCGCTCTCCAGGCATACGATCAGGCTCACGATCTTGTTCGAGAAAATCGTTCTGCGCTCTATCCGACGGTATCGCTAGGCGCCGGCGCATCACGCAATCGAATCTCGAATAACGCACCTCTGAGACTAGCAAATACGGCCCAATCTTATTGGGATTTTCTCATTCCGCTGAGCATCTCTTGGGAGCCGGACCTGTGGGGAGGAATACGCAGGCAGATCGAATCGAGCGCAGCAAGCGCACAAGCTACTTCTGCCGATCTCGCCAACACTCAGCTCAGCCTCCAGGGACTCCTCGCTGTCACTTTCTTCCAGATTCGCGGAATTGATCTTCAATTGCAGCTTCTGCGATCAACGATCGATGCCTATACCGAGGCCCTTCAGCTCACAGAGGACAGGCTAACAGGCGGCCTCAGCTCGGACAGCGATGTCCAGCAGGCAAAGGCACAACTGGAAGAGACCAGGGCGCAGCTCATCGATCTCGGCGTTCAGCGCGAACAGTTCGAACACGCAATCGCTGTTCTCGTAGGAGAACCCGCGATTGGCTTTCACATCGCAGAGCACCCGGTCGTCGGCGATCCCCCTAGCATCCCCACCGGCGTCCCATCGGAGCTGCTGCAGCGCCGCCCGGACATTGCGGCTGCCGAGCGTCGCGTTGCATCCGCGAATGCTCTCATTGGAGTCGCGAAGTCTGCCTACTATCCCACCGTCTTTCTCGGCGCAGGAGGCGGCGTACAAAGCTCCACCATCAGCAATCTCTTTAACTCAACCAGCACGCAATGGAACGCCGGTCCATCGGTCAATGAGATTCTCTTCGATGCGGGTCGCAGAAGAGCCCAGATGGACTTAGCAATTGCGCAGCGAGAGCAAGCCACGGCTCTTTATCGCGAGCAGGTGCTTTCCGCATTTCGCGATGTAGAGGATCAACTCTCGGCTTTGAGAGTGTTGGAACAAGAGGCATCGGTGCAGGACAAAGCCGTAGATGCAGCGAAAAAGAGTACAGAGCTCTCAACGCTTCGCTACAAGCGCGGACTCGCCCCTTACCTCGAAGTGCTCACAAATCAGACCATCGAGTTGACAGATGAAAGAGCCGCCGCATCTTTGGTTGCTCGGCGGATCGTAGCAAGCACCCAGTTGCAGATGGCCCTCGGAGGAGGCTGGAACTCCATTCAACTCCCCACAAACTAG
- a CDS encoding glycosyl hydrolase family 18 protein, translating to MTKLLLCLLFIVPTVLAQPKTLFYMTDHPDSVRDFMEHQTKVDIIVPTWYGVDSNGLVYGEPDPAVMRVVKQRHIASFPIIAIFDKTGVHSLLTSDKAQTALIASLISECKQNGYDGFQLDFENILWTDRDALSATVKRIADAMHGEHLQLQIAVVPNAPGHPGHSAFSKWIFADWRGVFDLKALSDSVDLICLMTYDQHTRWTTPGPVGGWVWTNENLDYALKVVPREKLSLGIALYGYHWYAGDPGLNEKEQKPNITADYISAADVQTLRDTYDGHEQWDPVDHSAYFFFYRDQMREWIFYTEKRGFSDRYNLAKEQHLQGICAWVLGQEDNAIWSVLPERR from the coding sequence ATGACGAAACTTCTGCTCTGCCTTCTTTTTATTGTGCCAACGGTTTTGGCACAGCCCAAGACGCTGTTCTACATGACTGATCATCCGGATTCGGTTCGCGATTTCATGGAGCATCAGACCAAGGTCGATATCATCGTCCCAACGTGGTACGGGGTGGATTCGAATGGACTGGTGTACGGCGAGCCAGATCCAGCTGTTATGCGCGTTGTGAAGCAGCGGCACATCGCTTCGTTTCCCATCATCGCTATCTTCGATAAGACCGGCGTCCACTCGTTGCTGACGAGCGATAAGGCACAGACGGCATTGATCGCATCGTTGATCTCTGAGTGCAAGCAGAATGGCTATGATGGCTTCCAGCTTGATTTCGAGAATATTTTGTGGACCGACCGTGATGCTCTGTCGGCAACTGTAAAACGCATCGCAGATGCCATGCACGGGGAACACCTGCAACTGCAGATTGCGGTAGTTCCCAACGCCCCCGGGCACCCGGGGCATAGCGCGTTCAGCAAATGGATCTTCGCGGACTGGCGTGGAGTGTTCGACCTAAAGGCGCTTAGTGACTCCGTCGATCTGATCTGCCTGATGACTTATGACCAACACACGCGATGGACTACACCTGGGCCAGTTGGGGGATGGGTGTGGACCAATGAGAACCTTGACTATGCGCTGAAGGTAGTACCGAGGGAGAAGTTGTCGCTCGGTATCGCACTCTATGGCTATCACTGGTATGCGGGTGATCCGGGGCTGAACGAGAAGGAACAGAAACCTAACATCACGGCGGATTACATTAGCGCGGCCGACGTACAGACACTCCGTGATACCTACGACGGCCATGAACAGTGGGATCCCGTGGATCACTCGGCTTATTTCTTCTTTTATCGGGACCAGATGCGCGAGTGGATCTTTTACACTGAAAAGCGCGGATTTTCCGATCGCTACAATCTGGCGAAGGAACAGCATCTACAGGGTATTTGTGCGTGGGTTCTCGGTCAGGAAGACAATGCTATTTGGAGTGTCCTGCCAGAGCGGCGATAA
- a CDS encoding GH92 family glycosyl hydrolase, giving the protein MISRRTFLGGVSAACAVSATETSAFGKIIPGSKATSTTFDAASLVDIRIGTGGHGHTFPGATVPFGAVQLSPDTFNDQWDWCSGYHISDTSIMGFSHTHLSGTGCGDLLDFLVMPGTGESKIVPGPRSNPDEGYRSRFDHADEHAEPGFYSVLLKDYGVRAELTATERTGLHRYSFPVGADAPKSGHIIVDLEHSYAYNGQSAVVTSSLERTAPDTLAGGRTTKAWGDGRQIYFTMKFSQQPTRVVFYREGVEVPAGTQPLTGKSLKCVLFFDTAKDPVVLVKTGISGVSAKSAANNLKVELPGWDFEKVRRDAREKWNQQLSRIRIKTEHETHQKIFYAALYHACVGPSLFDDADGSYRGMDKQIHQLQNGQRNYTAFSLWDTYRAAHPLYTLIATDRVPDFANALIRMAEESPAGMPVWPLQGCETGTMTGYHSAAVIAEACNKGIPGVDYERAYKVMMKRAMVDDYRGLGYYRSKGYIPCDLEEESVSKTFEYCYDDWSIAHVAKKLGHADDATMLVERSRNYRNYYDRSINFARPKLANGEWAGPFDPIEMGTTKKWRDFTESNSWQTTFGIQHDAAGLIEILGGQKQFLEKLDELFDQPSTLPADAPPDIAGLVGQYAHGNEPSHHIAYLYSYAGQPHKTQARVRMLMEKMYAALPDGLQGNEDVGQMSSWYILSSLGFYSVDPVSGNYVFGTPLFDQVSVQLGKGKQLEIVARRHSPTDQYIQSVTFNGKPYTKSWFNHLDIVNGARIVFEMGDKPNLAFGSQPADVPPSLTLESA; this is encoded by the coding sequence GTGATTTCAAGAAGAACATTCCTCGGCGGCGTCTCGGCTGCCTGTGCGGTTAGTGCGACGGAGACAAGCGCATTCGGCAAAATCATTCCCGGTTCCAAAGCCACGAGTACCACGTTCGATGCGGCGTCGCTGGTTGATATCAGAATCGGGACCGGTGGGCATGGGCATACGTTTCCGGGAGCCACGGTGCCATTCGGTGCGGTTCAACTCAGTCCGGACACCTTCAACGATCAATGGGACTGGTGCTCGGGTTATCACATCTCAGACACCTCGATTATGGGCTTTAGCCACACCCATCTGAGCGGCACGGGTTGCGGGGATCTGCTCGATTTTCTTGTGATGCCCGGGACCGGTGAGTCGAAGATTGTGCCCGGTCCACGGAGTAATCCTGACGAGGGCTATAGGTCGCGGTTTGACCATGCGGACGAGCATGCCGAGCCTGGCTTCTATTCTGTGCTGCTGAAGGATTATGGGGTTCGCGCTGAGCTGACTGCGACGGAGCGCACGGGATTGCATCGTTACAGTTTTCCGGTTGGGGCGGATGCTCCGAAGTCTGGTCATATTATTGTCGACCTTGAACACAGTTACGCCTATAACGGGCAATCGGCCGTGGTCACGTCTTCGCTTGAGCGCACCGCACCGGATACGCTGGCTGGGGGGCGCACCACGAAGGCCTGGGGTGATGGGCGGCAGATCTACTTCACGATGAAGTTTTCTCAGCAGCCGACTCGGGTTGTCTTTTATCGGGAGGGGGTTGAAGTTCCGGCGGGGACACAGCCGCTGACGGGTAAATCACTGAAGTGCGTTCTGTTTTTCGATACGGCGAAGGATCCGGTGGTTTTGGTGAAGACTGGGATCTCCGGAGTGAGCGCTAAGTCAGCTGCGAACAATCTGAAAGTAGAGCTTCCGGGATGGGACTTCGAAAAAGTTCGCCGCGACGCACGCGAGAAGTGGAATCAACAACTCTCTCGCATCAGGATCAAGACGGAGCATGAGACGCATCAGAAAATTTTTTATGCGGCGCTATATCACGCTTGCGTTGGACCTTCGCTGTTCGATGATGCCGACGGGAGCTATCGCGGGATGGATAAACAAATCCATCAACTACAGAACGGCCAGCGGAACTATACCGCGTTTTCGCTGTGGGATACCTATCGCGCCGCTCATCCTCTGTATACGCTGATCGCGACGGATCGGGTGCCGGACTTTGCAAATGCTTTGATCCGCATGGCGGAAGAAAGTCCCGCCGGAATGCCGGTTTGGCCGCTGCAGGGCTGTGAGACCGGGACGATGACGGGCTATCACTCAGCCGCTGTGATCGCTGAGGCTTGCAATAAAGGCATCCCAGGTGTGGATTATGAACGCGCTTATAAGGTGATGATGAAACGTGCGATGGTGGATGACTATCGCGGTCTGGGTTATTACCGTTCGAAAGGCTACATCCCGTGCGATCTCGAAGAGGAGTCAGTCAGCAAGACGTTCGAGTATTGCTATGATGACTGGTCAATTGCGCACGTCGCGAAGAAGCTTGGCCATGCAGATGACGCGACGATGCTGGTTGAGCGCTCGCGCAACTATCGCAACTACTACGACCGCTCAATAAACTTTGCGCGGCCTAAGCTGGCGAATGGGGAATGGGCTGGGCCCTTCGATCCGATCGAGATGGGAACGACGAAGAAGTGGCGCGACTTTACTGAGTCGAACTCATGGCAGACTACGTTCGGGATTCAGCATGATGCGGCAGGGTTGATTGAAATACTCGGAGGACAGAAGCAGTTTCTCGAGAAGCTCGATGAGTTGTTCGATCAACCTTCGACACTGCCTGCAGATGCTCCGCCGGATATTGCGGGCCTAGTGGGCCAGTATGCGCACGGTAATGAGCCATCGCATCATATCGCCTATCTTTATTCGTATGCTGGCCAGCCGCACAAGACACAGGCACGGGTGCGTATGCTGATGGAGAAGATGTATGCCGCGCTTCCGGATGGATTGCAGGGCAACGAAGATGTGGGCCAGATGTCATCCTGGTACATTCTAAGTTCCCTGGGCTTTTATTCTGTTGACCCGGTGAGCGGCAACTATGTCTTCGGCACGCCGTTGTTCGATCAAGTGAGTGTGCAACTGGGCAAGGGCAAGCAGCTTGAGATTGTGGCGCGTCGCCATTCGCCGACAGATCAATACATTCAGTCCGTGACCTTCAATGGGAAACCGTATACAAAATCCTGGTTCAATCATCTGGATATTGTGAACGGGGCACGCATCGTCTTCGAGATGGGGGACAAGCCGAATCTCGCGTTTGGATCCCAACCAGCAGATGTGCCGCCATCTCTGACGCTTGAGAGCGCTTAA